In Blastopirellula sp. J2-11, a single genomic region encodes these proteins:
- a CDS encoding DUF1501 domain-containing protein — translation MARSLKLSRRDYLRMAALGVGFGATSGWLEALAREASESGTKNKAVIMLWLSGGPATIDMWDLKPGNVNGGEFQEIQTATPGVRISEHMPKLAANSNELAIIRSMTSKEGDHGRATQFVQTGYVPQGAIKFPSIGALCAHEIGDRESDLPSFVSISPGRQRSLLGGGFLGPEYSPLVIGGQRRGEQDLIVPDLSRTKGVSDETQNQRLAMLSNLDKSFHADRPDAVVSALHSASQKALRLMRPEAASSFRLDDEPVELRDRYGRNTFGQGCLMARRLVERGISFVEVTLGGWDTHNDNFSRVKELSTTLDTGFAALLEDLKQRGMLESTVVMCQGEFGRTPRINGRSGRDHWPQTWATVLAGGGIRGGQALGATNENGTEVIERPVVVPDVIATVCETIGVNPMKQNMSNVGRPIRIADPEAMPIEELL, via the coding sequence ATGGCAAGATCGCTGAAATTGTCGCGACGCGACTATCTACGCATGGCGGCGTTGGGTGTCGGATTTGGCGCTACTTCGGGCTGGCTGGAAGCGCTCGCACGCGAAGCCTCTGAGAGTGGGACGAAAAACAAAGCGGTGATCATGCTGTGGCTGAGCGGCGGGCCCGCGACGATTGATATGTGGGACCTCAAGCCTGGTAACGTCAACGGGGGCGAGTTTCAAGAAATTCAAACGGCGACCCCCGGCGTGCGAATCTCGGAACACATGCCGAAGCTCGCCGCCAATTCCAACGAGTTGGCGATCATTCGCTCAATGACCAGCAAGGAAGGGGATCACGGGCGCGCGACCCAATTTGTACAAACGGGTTACGTTCCACAAGGAGCGATCAAGTTTCCCAGCATCGGCGCACTTTGCGCGCATGAAATCGGGGATCGCGAGTCGGATCTGCCGAGCTTTGTCAGTATTTCTCCAGGCCGTCAACGCAGCTTGCTGGGAGGCGGGTTTTTGGGACCGGAATATTCGCCCCTGGTTATCGGTGGCCAGCGACGCGGCGAGCAAGACCTGATCGTCCCCGATCTCAGTCGAACGAAAGGAGTTTCTGACGAGACGCAGAACCAGCGGTTGGCGATGCTGTCGAATCTCGACAAGTCGTTCCACGCGGACCGACCGGATGCTGTGGTGAGTGCGTTGCATTCAGCGTCTCAAAAGGCGTTGCGATTGATGCGTCCCGAAGCGGCTTCTTCGTTCCGTTTGGATGACGAGCCTGTCGAGTTACGTGATCGTTATGGCCGGAATACCTTTGGACAAGGTTGTTTGATGGCGCGGCGTTTGGTGGAGCGAGGAATCTCATTCGTCGAAGTGACGCTGGGAGGCTGGGACACGCACAATGACAACTTTAGTCGCGTGAAGGAGCTTTCCACGACGCTCGATACCGGCTTTGCGGCGCTGCTGGAAGACTTGAAACAGCGCGGCATGCTGGAGTCGACGGTCGTGATGTGCCAGGGAGAGTTTGGACGAACTCCTCGAATCAACGGACGAAGCGGGCGAGATCATTGGCCGCAAACCTGGGCGACGGTGTTGGCGGGCGGCGGAATTCGGGGAGGTCAAGCGCTGGGCGCTACCAATGAGAACGGAACCGAAGTCATCGAACGACCGGTCGTCGTGCCTGACGTGATCGCGACCGTCTGTGAGACGATCGGCGTCAATCCTATGAAACAGAACATGTCCAATGTTGGGCGTCCAATTCGAATCGCCGACCCCGAAGCCATGCCGATTGAGGAACTACTATGA
- a CDS encoding DUF1295 domain-containing protein: MPRQVGIACSDQQISRSAGIRSPTIGPLVMSVFLMKVSGVTLLEKKLSSTKPGYQEYVARTNAFFPGLPQRK, from the coding sequence CTGCCGCGGCAAGTTGGAATTGCCTGCTCCGATCAGCAGATCAGCAGATCAGCTGGCATTCGGTCGCCAACGATCGGTCCTCTCGTAATGTCGGTCTTCTTGATGAAAGTCTCAGGCGTTACGTTGCTCGAGAAGAAGCTCTCCTCGACCAAGCCGGGCTACCAGGAATATGTAGCCCGGACGAACGCTTTCTTTCCAGGACTTCCGCAGCGGAAGTAA
- a CDS encoding sensor histidine kinase codes for MLNISIRWRLTLWYAAALAVILTVFCSMLIPLTYQQLLARMDAELREELQELYLEVQLAEDPSELDANLAARFRQHETFDFVIFDKNQAILFASSGVTSEVAGQLSDSAYEFETRQAMNDASYRIAMRTVEGKNGKLVIKVLTPLKPLTKDIETLFVLIAILLPIGILFALLGGYFLAARALAPVEQIARVADSITISQLDRRIAVANPHDELGHLAGTLNRLIARLERAVEEIRRFTADASHELRTPLAVLRSEAESTLRKTRSEEEYKAALRVIVEEATRLGTLADQLLTLSRQDAGITTCRSEPVQIDALLQDVIELLRPLSESRNVTLSTDQMHACEALGDDVRLSQAFFNVLENAIKYSSPASAVEVETSDAGEQVQVTICDHGVGIPANQLERVFDRFHRVDSSRNRSIGGTGLGLAITQAIIVAHQGTIELYSEPNAGTKVVICLPKAALNNENLSLPETKRHESPIRGKVKVDESNA; via the coding sequence ATGTTGAACATCTCCATTCGCTGGCGTTTGACGCTTTGGTACGCCGCAGCGTTGGCCGTCATTTTAACGGTTTTTTGTTCGATGCTGATCCCTTTGACTTATCAGCAATTGCTTGCGCGCATGGATGCGGAATTGCGAGAAGAGCTGCAAGAGCTCTATCTAGAGGTTCAACTCGCTGAGGACCCAAGCGAACTGGACGCCAATCTGGCGGCTCGATTTCGTCAACATGAAACGTTCGACTTCGTAATTTTTGATAAGAACCAAGCGATATTATTCGCCAGCTCTGGCGTAACGTCAGAAGTTGCTGGCCAATTATCAGACTCCGCCTACGAATTTGAAACACGACAAGCGATGAACGACGCATCCTATCGTATCGCGATGCGAACGGTCGAAGGGAAGAATGGAAAACTGGTTATCAAAGTGCTCACGCCGCTCAAGCCTTTGACCAAGGATATTGAAACCCTATTCGTATTGATCGCGATTTTGCTTCCCATCGGTATTTTGTTCGCCCTTTTGGGAGGCTACTTCCTGGCCGCCAGAGCATTGGCCCCCGTCGAGCAGATTGCCAGGGTCGCTGACTCGATCACGATCTCCCAACTCGATCGCCGTATCGCCGTCGCCAATCCGCATGATGAGTTGGGGCATCTTGCCGGCACGCTGAATCGCCTGATCGCTCGCTTGGAGCGGGCCGTAGAAGAGATTCGTCGCTTCACGGCCGACGCATCGCACGAACTGCGAACTCCGCTGGCCGTCCTGCGCTCGGAAGCGGAGTCGACGCTGCGAAAAACGCGTTCCGAAGAGGAGTATAAGGCCGCACTCCGGGTAATCGTGGAAGAAGCGACGCGGCTAGGAACGCTCGCGGATCAGTTATTGACGCTGAGTCGTCAGGACGCAGGCATCACTACTTGTCGGAGTGAGCCTGTGCAGATCGATGCGTTATTGCAAGACGTTATCGAACTACTGCGGCCGCTCTCCGAATCGCGCAACGTTACGTTGTCCACGGATCAAATGCATGCATGCGAAGCGTTAGGAGATGATGTTCGCTTGAGCCAAGCTTTTTTCAACGTGCTGGAGAACGCGATCAAATACTCTTCGCCGGCTTCGGCCGTCGAAGTAGAGACTTCTGACGCCGGCGAGCAAGTTCAGGTCACGATTTGCGACCACGGCGTCGGGATTCCGGCCAACCAGTTAGAGCGTGTGTTTGATCGGTTTCATCGAGTTGATTCATCTCGCAACCGTTCCATTGGCGGTACAGGTCTGGGATTAGCGATTACGCAAGCCATTATCGTGGCGCATCAAGGAACAATCGAGCTGTACAGCGAACCCAATGCAGGTACGAAAGTCGTCATCTGCTTGCCCAAAGCCGCGTTAAACAATGAGAATTTGTCGCTGCCCGAGACGAAACGCCATGAGTCGCCCATCCGGGGAAAGGTCAAAGTTGATGAGTCCAACGCTTAG
- a CDS encoding efflux RND transporter permease subunit codes for MSWLVEAALKLRIAVLALSIMLIVVGIRLIPHLPLDVFPEFSPPYIEIQTEAPGLSAEEVENLVTFPLENALVGAPGLETIRSKSVLGLSSIRLLLNYDADVYRTRQLVQERLASETPRLPVVARAPVILQPLSSLSRMMKIGIWSEELDQREMTELAVWTIRPRLMAIPGVANVAIWGQRDKEFQVLVDPQRLRDHQVTLDMILKSAGDAVVLDAGGFVDTPNQRLAVRQLSPVETPEDLSQTVVAYRTGAVLRLGDVAKVQIGSPPAIGDAIINDVPGLLLIVEKQPAANILEVTRKIEAALDLMKPGLRGVEIDSTIFRPATFIERSIDNLTHALLIGCVLVVIILVLFLYDWRTAVISLTAIPLSLMATIVVLYWWGLTINTMIIAGLVIALGEVVDDAIIDVENIVRRLRLNRAEAQPRSPFRVVLAASLEVRSAVVYATAIIILVFLPIFFLEGLPGAFFRPLALGYVLAISASLLVALLVTPALSLMILPYGKKDAHEPPLSRWLRRPYHLILPWFIRRPMGAIALLIVSFLGTAWLTSQLGQEFLPSFQETDFLMHFVERPGTSIEAMDRVTIQASKELRSIPGVRNFGSHIGRAEAADEVVGPNFTELWISIDEQADYEKTHQQILETVEGYPGLYRDVLTYLRERVKEVLTGSSSSIVVRIYGPDLDVLREKAQEVAAAMENVEGAAHLKVEPQVLVPQVEVRLRPNAAERFGLTPGQVRRAVTTMLRGTKVGEVYENQKKYNVVVWGNEEARSDLTALHDLRIDTPTGGQVPLKDLADVSIVPAPNEVKREGGSRRIDVSCDAEGRDLGSVARDVEAAVLSVQFDRGYHPEFLGEYTARQQSQNQLLALSTVSLIGMILILYIDFQSLRLTLIVALTIPFALIGGVVAAWIAGGVLSLGSLIGFVTVLGIAARNGIMLVSHYRHLQLEEGEPFGLNLVVRGAEERLLPILMTVLTTSLALLPLAISGNKPGHEIEYPLAVVIVGGLVTSTILNLFILPPLYLLWGKPQPTVVED; via the coding sequence ATGAGTTGGCTTGTCGAAGCTGCGTTAAAACTGCGAATCGCCGTACTGGCGCTGTCGATCATGCTGATCGTCGTGGGGATTCGCTTGATTCCTCATCTGCCGCTCGACGTCTTTCCGGAGTTCTCGCCTCCTTATATCGAGATTCAGACAGAAGCCCCAGGACTGTCTGCGGAAGAGGTCGAAAACCTTGTCACGTTCCCGCTGGAAAATGCGCTGGTGGGCGCCCCCGGTCTCGAGACGATTCGTTCTAAATCGGTGCTTGGGCTCTCGTCGATCCGCTTGTTGCTGAACTATGACGCCGACGTCTATCGAACTCGGCAACTCGTCCAAGAGCGGCTCGCCTCTGAGACTCCTCGATTGCCGGTCGTGGCCAGGGCTCCGGTCATTCTGCAACCGCTCTCTTCATTGAGCCGGATGATGAAGATTGGGATCTGGTCCGAAGAGCTGGACCAACGCGAAATGACGGAACTTGCCGTCTGGACGATTCGTCCTCGCTTGATGGCGATTCCTGGCGTCGCTAACGTGGCGATCTGGGGGCAGCGCGACAAAGAATTTCAGGTTCTGGTCGATCCGCAAAGGCTACGCGATCACCAGGTGACGCTCGACATGATCTTGAAGTCGGCCGGAGACGCCGTCGTTCTCGACGCAGGCGGCTTCGTCGATACGCCCAACCAACGTCTGGCCGTTCGGCAGTTGTCGCCGGTCGAAACGCCAGAAGACTTGTCCCAAACTGTCGTCGCCTACCGTACCGGCGCGGTGTTGCGTTTGGGGGACGTCGCGAAGGTGCAAATCGGATCGCCGCCCGCGATTGGTGACGCGATTATCAACGATGTGCCAGGCTTGTTGCTGATCGTAGAAAAACAGCCAGCGGCGAACATTTTAGAAGTCACCAGAAAGATCGAAGCAGCTCTTGATTTGATGAAGCCGGGGCTTCGCGGCGTAGAAATCGATTCCACTATTTTTCGCCCGGCGACCTTCATTGAACGTTCGATTGATAATCTCACGCATGCGCTGCTGATTGGATGCGTGCTGGTTGTGATCATTCTGGTTCTGTTCCTCTACGATTGGCGAACCGCCGTGATTAGCCTGACAGCGATTCCTCTTTCGCTGATGGCGACGATCGTTGTGCTTTATTGGTGGGGCCTGACGATCAACACGATGATAATCGCTGGTTTGGTGATCGCTCTGGGCGAAGTCGTCGACGATGCGATCATCGACGTCGAGAACATCGTGCGCCGGCTCCGTTTGAACCGCGCAGAAGCCCAACCGCGTTCACCATTTCGTGTGGTGCTCGCCGCTTCCTTAGAGGTTCGCAGCGCTGTTGTTTATGCGACGGCGATTATCATCTTGGTATTCCTGCCGATCTTTTTTCTCGAAGGACTGCCGGGCGCCTTTTTTCGCCCTTTGGCGTTGGGCTATGTCCTGGCGATTTCGGCTTCTCTATTGGTGGCGCTGTTGGTGACCCCGGCGCTCTCGTTGATGATCTTGCCGTATGGAAAGAAGGATGCTCACGAACCTCCCTTGAGTCGTTGGTTGCGCCGTCCGTATCACCTGATCTTGCCCTGGTTCATCCGGCGTCCGATGGGAGCGATCGCGCTGCTGATCGTTTCCTTTTTGGGAACCGCCTGGCTAACGAGCCAGCTTGGGCAAGAGTTTCTTCCGAGCTTCCAAGAGACCGATTTTTTGATGCACTTTGTCGAGCGTCCAGGGACATCGATTGAAGCGATGGACCGAGTCACGATTCAAGCCAGTAAAGAGCTGCGATCGATCCCAGGCGTACGCAACTTCGGCAGCCATATCGGCCGAGCGGAAGCAGCGGACGAAGTCGTTGGTCCGAACTTTACTGAACTTTGGATCAGCATCGACGAACAGGCGGACTACGAAAAGACGCACCAGCAGATTCTGGAAACGGTGGAAGGGTATCCGGGGTTGTATCGTGACGTGCTCACCTACCTACGTGAACGGGTCAAAGAAGTGTTGACCGGTTCGAGTTCCAGCATCGTGGTGAGAATCTATGGCCCCGATCTCGACGTTTTGCGCGAGAAGGCCCAAGAAGTCGCGGCGGCGATGGAGAACGTGGAAGGAGCTGCTCACCTGAAGGTCGAGCCTCAGGTTTTGGTGCCGCAGGTCGAAGTTCGCCTTCGTCCGAATGCCGCCGAACGATTTGGTCTGACGCCTGGTCAAGTTCGCCGCGCCGTGACAACCATGTTGCGTGGAACGAAGGTGGGGGAAGTCTATGAGAATCAAAAGAAGTACAACGTCGTCGTCTGGGGCAATGAAGAAGCTCGGAGCGACTTAACCGCACTGCATGACTTGCGGATTGATACGCCCACCGGCGGCCAGGTTCCCTTGAAGGATCTGGCTGATGTGAGCATTGTTCCAGCGCCCAACGAGGTCAAACGCGAAGGGGGCTCACGGCGAATTGACGTCAGCTGCGATGCGGAAGGACGCGACCTTGGATCGGTCGCCAGGGACGTCGAGGCGGCGGTGTTATCGGTGCAATTCGATCGCGGCTATCATCCCGAGTTTTTGGGCGAATACACGGCGCGTCAGCAATCGCAAAACCAGCTTCTGGCCCTTTCGACCGTCTCGTTGATCGGGATGATCCTGATCTTGTACATCGATTTTCAATCGCTGCGTCTGACGCTAATTGTCGCGCTGACAATTCCATTCGCTTTGATCGGCGGCGTGGTTGCGGCCTGGATCGCCGGAGGCGTGTTGTCGTTGGGATCGCTGATCGGCTTTGTCACCGTTTTGGGAATCGCGGCTCGGAACGGGATTATGTTGGTCAGCCACTACCGGCATCTTCAGTTGGAAGAAGGGGAGCCCTTTGGACTTAACCTGGTCGTCCGCGGCGCTGAAGAACGATTGCTGCCGATCTTGATGACGGTGCTGACAACCTCGCTAGCTCTGCTGCCTTTGGCGATCTCTGGCAATAAGCCAGGGCATGAGATCGAGTACCCGCTTGCCGTCGTCATCGTCGGGGGGCTCGTCACTTCGACGATTCTTAATCTGTTCATTCTGCCCCCTCTCTACCTGCTTTGGGGGAAACCTCAACCAACTGTCGTTGAAGATTAG
- a CDS encoding response regulator transcription factor produces the protein MSLILIVEDEPRLLGSIARTLEESGYATLAAETLAAADRQFSDQVDLVLLDVMLPDGSGVDWLATVRGAGNSVPVLMLTARDAVEDRVMGLDTGADDYLVKPFSWDELLARIRALLRRGPQSESTLLKFGPLTVNLLLRQAYRDGSELELQNRQLEILIYLMRHGNEIVTREMVARDVWKEPTATWTNVIQVHINHLRKVLEAPGRPTILHTIRGQGYLLGDPPC, from the coding sequence ATGTCCCTGATTCTAATTGTCGAAGACGAACCGCGACTTCTAGGGAGTATTGCTCGTACTCTGGAAGAATCCGGGTACGCGACGCTTGCTGCCGAAACATTGGCGGCGGCCGATCGACAATTCTCCGACCAGGTCGATTTGGTGCTTCTAGATGTCATGCTGCCCGATGGAAGCGGCGTCGACTGGCTGGCGACGGTTCGCGGCGCCGGCAATAGCGTCCCTGTGCTGATGCTCACGGCTCGAGATGCGGTGGAAGATCGCGTTATGGGGCTCGATACAGGCGCCGACGACTACTTGGTGAAACCATTTTCCTGGGATGAATTGTTGGCCCGCATTCGTGCTCTTTTGCGGCGTGGTCCGCAGTCGGAATCAACCCTGCTGAAGTTCGGTCCCCTTACCGTCAATTTGCTTCTCCGTCAGGCCTATCGCGACGGAAGCGAATTGGAACTCCAGAATCGTCAGTTGGAGATATTGATCTACCTGATGCGGCACGGAAACGAAATTGTGACACGCGAGATGGTCGCGCGGGATGTCTGGAAAGAGCCAACCGCAACTTGGACGAACGTCATTCAGGTGCATATCAACCATCTGCGAAAAGTATTGGAAGCGCCAGGGCGACCAACCATTCTGCACACGATTCGCGGCCAGGGGTATTTACTGGGAGACCCGCCATGTTGA
- a CDS encoding efflux RND transporter periplasmic adaptor subunit, which yields MSLTCGCQQKSTKPEKSAQAPSKTTRPVAESDLNVIELTEDAIRRLGLETVMVEKRKMVRTRPYGADLVLPTDASVIVSAPLAGTLRSPSDQSKLDVGRRVDKSQPILSIYPLLSPERAVLTPAERIRFAEAKNTLAQSKIDAEGAVQQASVQVDSAQIAFQRAERLLNDMVGTVRSVDEARAQLELAEKGLAAAKLRQSQIDGVILDEDAGTLAAIPIPTPISGILRTVQVQPGEMVAAGAPLFEVMNDEILWVQAPVYVGDLHEIDMTKAARVTMLDGRPSDQDVVVQPIASPPTATPLAAAVDLYFQLPNPNHRFQPGQKIALHLPLTGDEIQTAIPWAAVIHDIYGGQWVYEQTGEREFVRRRVQVGWVDEDWAAIRHGPEVGAKVVTAGAAELAGAEFGFAK from the coding sequence GTGTCGCTGACATGCGGTTGTCAGCAGAAATCGACCAAGCCGGAGAAGTCCGCCCAGGCGCCTTCCAAAACCACGCGACCAGTTGCCGAAAGTGATCTGAACGTCATCGAACTGACGGAAGATGCAATCAGACGACTCGGATTAGAAACGGTGATGGTCGAGAAGCGGAAGATGGTCCGCACGCGTCCCTATGGAGCCGATTTGGTTTTACCGACGGACGCGTCGGTGATTGTCTCGGCGCCGCTTGCTGGCACGCTGCGCAGTCCGAGCGATCAATCCAAACTGGATGTTGGACGACGTGTTGATAAAAGTCAGCCGATTTTGTCCATCTATCCATTGTTGTCGCCGGAACGTGCGGTGCTGACCCCTGCGGAGAGGATTCGATTTGCGGAAGCAAAAAATACGTTGGCTCAGTCGAAGATCGATGCGGAAGGCGCCGTTCAGCAGGCGTCGGTCCAAGTCGACTCTGCCCAGATCGCCTTCCAGCGCGCCGAGAGATTGCTAAACGATATGGTTGGCACTGTGCGGAGCGTCGATGAAGCGAGAGCTCAATTGGAACTGGCCGAAAAAGGCTTGGCCGCAGCAAAGCTGAGACAAAGTCAAATTGATGGAGTCATCCTCGATGAGGATGCGGGTACCTTAGCCGCCATTCCAATTCCCACGCCGATCAGCGGCATCTTGCGAACAGTTCAGGTTCAACCCGGCGAAATGGTCGCCGCCGGAGCTCCCTTGTTCGAGGTCATGAATGACGAAATTCTGTGGGTTCAAGCACCCGTATACGTAGGTGATTTACACGAGATTGACATGACGAAAGCTGCTCGGGTGACGATGCTTGACGGCCGTCCGTCAGATCAGGATGTAGTCGTTCAACCGATTGCGTCTCCGCCGACGGCGACCCCCTTGGCGGCGGCCGTCGACTTGTATTTCCAACTGCCGAATCCCAATCATCGTTTCCAGCCGGGGCAAAAAATCGCGTTGCATTTGCCGCTCACAGGAGACGAGATACAAACCGCAATTCCTTGGGCCGCGGTCATTCACGACATCTATGGCGGGCAATGGGTCTACGAACAAACCGGCGAACGTGAGTTTGTTCGGCGGCGTGTTCAGGTTGGTTGGGTCGACGAAGACTGGGCGGCGATTCGGCATGGACCTGAAGTTGGAGCGAAGGTTGTCACCGCAGGCGCGGCCGAGTTGGCCGGAGCGGAGTTTGGATTCGCGAAATAG
- a CDS encoding alpha/beta hydrolase-fold protein translates to MHRPFRRLILLSSALLLFAAVATAEDHPDRVVHPGVPQGKITTGQFKESQIFPGTVRDYSVYVPAQYQADQPAALMVFMDGGGFANPKGAYRVPVVFDNLIHQKAMPVTIAVFVNPGAIPATIPGGKARSNRSFEYDSLGDRYANFLVDEFLPVALKGLNVSTDPADRAVCGGSSGGICAFTTAWEKPDQFGKVLSNIGSYTNIRGGWAYPGLVRKTKDKPKPLKVYLQDGVDDLSNLHGSWPLGNQDLAAALQFAGYPYKLVMTDGGHSGKWAGEVLPEALKWLWDDNAESTNIPIVNTKPKWEPHPDAVARADVPKGTVKVMEPWESNLFPGTIRDWSIYVPAQYKADEPAALMVFQDGEKMRDVNGRWRVPVVFDNLIASGEMPPTIAVFLNPGQDKTKPVKKGKFSNRGFEYDNLGDRYARFLAEEILPEVRKHYNISDDPNLHAIGGSSSGAICAFTTAWERTDLFRKVYSSVGSFTNLRGGNVYPALIRKTEPKPIRVYMADTSGDVDNAYGSWPWANQRMASALKYMGYDTRFDWAEGYAHNSDFGGSKFPEAMKWLWRTETSVPQIDTTDDLGSDFTLLDLLVPGEGWELVADNLGFADALCADQDGNLYYCDMKAPAVIRISAADGAKTEIAKESVSGLEFSPDGSLLYACQGSKNRVISINVKSGEVKTVAEGVKPNDLAVTKDGFILITETQAQQVTRIDPKTGAVTPVDTGINKPNGIALTNDGATLAVSDYGGAHTWTFRVNAGGVLDAKAPTMPMRLPVDPKGEFHFNEPPPYMASPKGDGMAVDKAGRYYVTSALGVQVFDPTCRPCGVLPKVDNDQPLTTCMLAGPDFNTLYIAHGKKIYQRKLTVASKK, encoded by the coding sequence ATGCACCGCCCCTTTCGACGTTTGATCTTGCTCAGTTCCGCTCTGCTGCTATTTGCCGCTGTCGCCACGGCGGAAGATCATCCAGATCGTGTCGTCCACCCAGGGGTTCCCCAAGGGAAGATCACCACGGGGCAGTTTAAAGAGAGCCAGATTTTCCCCGGAACCGTGCGCGACTACAGCGTCTACGTTCCGGCGCAGTACCAAGCAGATCAACCGGCCGCACTGATGGTCTTCATGGATGGCGGCGGTTTCGCCAACCCGAAGGGCGCCTATCGCGTACCCGTCGTCTTCGACAATCTGATTCATCAGAAAGCGATGCCGGTCACCATCGCCGTCTTCGTCAATCCCGGCGCCATTCCCGCAACCATCCCCGGCGGGAAGGCCCGCAGCAATCGCTCGTTCGAGTACGATTCGCTGGGCGATCGATACGCCAACTTCCTGGTCGACGAATTCTTGCCCGTTGCGCTGAAAGGATTGAACGTATCCACGGACCCGGCCGATCGCGCCGTTTGCGGCGGTTCATCCGGCGGAATCTGTGCGTTCACGACGGCCTGGGAAAAACCGGACCAGTTTGGCAAAGTGTTGAGCAACATCGGCAGCTACACCAACATTCGCGGCGGCTGGGCTTATCCCGGCCTGGTTCGTAAGACCAAAGACAAACCGAAACCGCTGAAGGTTTACCTGCAGGATGGCGTCGACGACTTGAGCAACCTTCACGGCAGTTGGCCACTAGGAAATCAAGATCTAGCGGCAGCGCTGCAATTTGCGGGGTACCCGTACAAATTGGTGATGACCGACGGCGGACATAGCGGCAAATGGGCCGGCGAAGTCTTACCGGAAGCGCTGAAGTGGTTGTGGGATGACAACGCAGAATCGACCAATATCCCCATCGTCAACACCAAGCCGAAATGGGAACCGCATCCCGACGCGGTTGCTCGCGCGGACGTTCCCAAGGGGACGGTTAAGGTCATGGAACCGTGGGAATCGAACCTATTTCCCGGCACGATTCGAGACTGGTCGATCTATGTGCCTGCTCAATACAAAGCCGATGAACCTGCCGCGCTGATGGTGTTTCAAGATGGTGAGAAGATGCGCGACGTCAACGGTCGCTGGCGCGTGCCGGTGGTTTTCGACAATCTGATCGCCAGCGGCGAGATGCCTCCCACGATCGCGGTCTTCCTCAATCCTGGACAAGATAAGACGAAACCGGTCAAAAAGGGTAAGTTTTCTAACCGCGGTTTTGAATACGACAACCTGGGTGATCGCTATGCCCGCTTCCTGGCCGAAGAGATCCTGCCCGAGGTTCGCAAGCATTACAACATTTCTGACGATCCCAACCTGCACGCGATCGGCGGTTCCAGTTCCGGCGCCATCTGCGCCTTTACCACCGCATGGGAGCGGACCGACCTGTTCCGCAAGGTTTATAGCAGCGTCGGCAGTTTCACCAACTTGCGCGGCGGCAACGTCTATCCGGCGCTCATTCGCAAGACCGAACCGAAGCCGATTCGCGTTTACATGGCCGACACCAGCGGCGACGTCGACAACGCCTACGGCAGTTGGCCGTGGGCCAATCAGCGAATGGCGTCCGCTTTGAAGTACATGGGCTACGATACTCGTTTTGACTGGGCCGAAGGTTACGCGCATAACTCGGACTTCGGCGGATCCAAATTTCCCGAAGCGATGAAATGGTTGTGGCGCACCGAAACCTCCGTCCCCCAGATCGACACCACCGACGATCTGGGCAGCGACTTTACGCTGTTAGACCTGTTGGTTCCTGGCGAAGGCTGGGAATTGGTCGCCGATAACCTGGGATTTGCCGATGCTCTTTGCGCCGATCAGGATGGCAATCTCTACTACTGCGACATGAAGGCCCCGGCCGTGATCCGCATCAGCGCCGCCGATGGCGCGAAGACGGAGATCGCCAAAGAGTCGGTCAGCGGCTTGGAGTTCAGCCCCGATGGTTCGCTGCTTTACGCTTGTCAGGGCTCCAAAAATCGCGTCATCTCGATCAACGTCAAGAGCGGCGAAGTGAAGACGGTTGCCGAAGGGGTCAAACCCAACGATTTGGCAGTCACCAAAGACGGCTTTATCTTGATCACCGAGACGCAAGCGCAGCAGGTGACGCGAATCGATCCCAAGACCGGCGCAGTGACTCCGGTCGACACCGGGATTAACAAGCCGAACGGCATCGCGCTTACCAACGACGGCGCCACCTTGGCCGTCTCCGACTATGGTGGAGCGCACACTTGGACGTTTCGCGTTAACGCCGGCGGAGTCCTTGACGCCAAAGCGCCAACGATGCCGATGCGACTACCTGTCGATCCCAAGGGAGAATTCCATTTCAATGAACCGCCCCCGTACATGGCTTCCCCCAAAGGAGACGGCATGGCCGTTGACAAAGCCGGCCGCTATTACGTGACCAGCGCATTGGGTGTCCAAGTCTTCGATCCGACCTGCCGCCCCTGCGGAGTTCTGCCGAAAGTCGACAACGACCAGCCGCTGACAACCTGCATGCTGGCCGGCCCCGATTTCAACACGCTCTACATTGCACACGGCAAAAAAATCTATCAGCGCAAGCTGACCGTAGCCTCCAAGAAGTAA